One Ethanoligenens harbinense YUAN-3 genomic window carries:
- a CDS encoding DinB family protein has protein sequence MSRELVTIIEEQTRILLHNVDILLQTCEPDAVLCDMPVWKHAYHMLHSLDRWFVNPERYEEPAFHAPGLNSLDIASENALTREQLRACFFAIRQKVTAYLATLTDGQLSTKPEGCPHTRLALILGQYRHLNAHLGNINAVTMMRTGRWPRVVGLDGGLDQGLYE, from the coding sequence ATGAGCCGGGAACTGGTCACCATCATCGAGGAACAGACGCGCATCCTGTTGCACAATGTGGACATCCTGCTGCAAACCTGCGAGCCGGACGCCGTGCTGTGCGATATGCCGGTCTGGAAACACGCATACCACATGCTGCATTCCCTAGACCGGTGGTTCGTCAACCCGGAGCGGTATGAGGAGCCGGCTTTCCATGCGCCGGGCTTGAACTCGCTCGACATCGCCAGTGAAAATGCGCTGACAAGAGAGCAACTGCGCGCCTGTTTTTTCGCTATCCGCCAAAAGGTGACGGCCTATCTGGCTACGCTGACCGACGGACAGCTGTCCACAAAACCGGAGGGCTGCCCGCACACGCGTCTGGCGCTGATTCTGGGGCAGTACCGGCACCTGAACGCGCATCTGGGAAATATCAACGCCGTGACCATGATGCGTACCGGCCGCTGGCCGCGCGTGGTGGGACTGGACGGCGGCCTTGATCAGGGACTGTATGAATAG
- a CDS encoding glycosyltransferase: protein MRIALLSAASSIHTARWVSALAARGHAVALFSMERHSAPAGSISPDVPVYYLRGGYLRATCALKKGLAAFAPQVLNVHYATGYGTLARRSGFAPVLLSVWGSDVYDFPRKSPFHRQIVVRNLRAATAVASTSERMAMRVEELCPQTRPPFITPFGVDTGVFSPADPPRVRDGRLTIGIVKALETKYGVDVLLRAFACVLPQLSDLDVRLEIYGGGSRRQALEQLAVCLGVEKRTRFFGAVPHEQVPEVLRRMDIFCAPSVSDSESFGVSAVEALACGVPVVASAVDGFKEVLRDGETGFLVPPFNAQAMAGRLVRLARDADLRRRMGAAGRADVQERFEWQTCVTRMEQALVSTIRLRAGGETNEAKRGAAG from the coding sequence ATGCGCATTGCGTTGCTATCGGCGGCTTCTTCCATTCACACCGCCCGCTGGGTGAGCGCGCTTGCGGCACGCGGGCATGCGGTGGCGCTGTTCTCAATGGAAAGGCACTCCGCGCCGGCAGGTTCTATTTCACCGGACGTGCCCGTATATTATCTGCGAGGTGGATACCTGCGCGCGACCTGCGCATTGAAAAAAGGGCTGGCGGCGTTCGCACCGCAGGTGCTCAATGTGCATTATGCCACCGGATACGGCACGCTGGCCCGGCGCAGCGGCTTTGCGCCCGTGCTGCTCTCAGTGTGGGGCAGCGATGTGTACGATTTTCCGCGGAAAAGCCCGTTTCATCGGCAGATCGTGGTGCGTAATCTGCGCGCGGCCACGGCTGTCGCCTCTACCAGCGAGCGGATGGCCATGCGGGTGGAAGAGCTCTGCCCGCAGACGCGCCCGCCGTTTATCACGCCGTTCGGCGTGGACACGGGGGTGTTCTCGCCCGCCGATCCTCCCCGCGTGCGGGACGGCAGGTTGACCATCGGCATCGTCAAGGCGCTGGAAACCAAATATGGGGTGGATGTGCTGCTGCGCGCATTTGCCTGCGTTCTGCCGCAGCTTTCCGATCTGGATGTGCGGTTGGAGATCTACGGCGGCGGGTCCAGGCGGCAGGCGCTGGAGCAGTTGGCGGTTTGTCTGGGCGTGGAGAAGCGTACGCGTTTCTTTGGCGCGGTGCCGCATGAGCAGGTGCCGGAGGTGCTGCGCAGGATGGACATCTTCTGCGCACCCAGCGTGTCCGACAGCGAGAGTTTCGGTGTTTCGGCGGTGGAGGCGCTGGCCTGCGGCGTGCCGGTGGTGGCCAGTGCGGTGGACGGTTTTAAGGAAGTGCTGCGCGATGGGGAGACCGGGTTTTTGGTGCCGCCGTTTAATGCCCAGGCGATGGCCGGGCGACTGGTGCGCCTGGCGCGCGACGCGGATCTGCGCAGGCGGATGGGCGCCGCCGGGCGGGCCGACGTGCAGGAGCGTTTTGAATGGCAGACCTGCGTAACGCGGATGGAGCAGGCGCTGGTATCCACCATCCGCCTGCGCGCGGGTGGCGAGACGAACGAAGCGAAAAGGGGAGCGGCCGGATGA
- a CDS encoding Gfo/Idh/MocA family protein — protein sequence MLTYALIGCGRISPNHIAAVQNNAEKLRLAAVCDAEETTAHVLLERFGVQGAHLYTDHRTMLEHEHPDLVAVATPSGTHAAIALDCIRAGSHVIVEKPLALSLDEADALIAAAAEADVRLCACHQNRFNKSIRRIRQALEDGRFGRLFHGAAHIRWNRGESYYRQAPWRGTWEQDGGALMNQCIHNIDLLRWMLGDDATEVFAYTDRLAHPYIQAEDLGLALIRFAGGAYGLLEGTTNVYPKNLEETLYLFGEHGTVKAGGKSVNRIEEWRFADGQDDPEAVKSCFAEDPPNVYGFGHTPLYADVIDAIEQHRAPLVDGAAGRRALELVLAVYQSAATGIPVRLPLHGLSTMDFAGRFG from the coding sequence ATGCTCACCTATGCGCTGATCGGCTGTGGCCGTATTTCGCCCAATCATATTGCCGCCGTGCAAAACAATGCGGAAAAGCTGCGTTTGGCAGCTGTTTGCGATGCGGAGGAAACGACGGCCCACGTCCTGCTGGAACGTTTCGGGGTGCAAGGCGCGCACCTTTACACCGATCACCGCACGATGCTGGAGCATGAGCACCCCGATCTGGTTGCCGTGGCCACGCCGAGCGGTACTCACGCGGCCATCGCGCTAGACTGCATCCGCGCGGGCAGCCATGTCATCGTGGAAAAACCACTGGCTCTTTCGCTGGATGAAGCCGACGCGCTCATCGCCGCTGCCGCGGAGGCGGACGTGCGCCTGTGCGCCTGCCATCAAAACCGGTTCAACAAATCCATCCGGCGCATCCGGCAGGCGCTGGAGGACGGACGGTTCGGGCGGCTGTTCCACGGCGCGGCGCACATCCGCTGGAACCGCGGCGAATCGTATTACCGGCAGGCGCCGTGGCGCGGCACCTGGGAGCAGGACGGCGGTGCGCTGATGAACCAGTGCATCCATAACATCGACCTGCTGCGCTGGATGCTGGGCGACGATGCGACCGAGGTGTTCGCCTATACCGACCGCCTGGCGCATCCGTACATCCAGGCGGAGGATCTCGGGCTGGCGCTCATCCGGTTTGCGGGCGGGGCCTACGGTCTGCTGGAGGGCACCACCAACGTTTACCCCAAAAATCTCGAGGAAACGCTCTATCTGTTCGGCGAGCACGGCACGGTCAAGGCGGGGGGCAAGTCGGTCAACCGCATTGAGGAATGGCGGTTTGCCGACGGGCAGGACGACCCTGAAGCCGTCAAATCCTGTTTTGCGGAAGATCCGCCCAATGTGTACGGCTTTGGGCACACGCCGCTCTACGCAGATGTGATCGACGCCATCGAACAGCATCGCGCGCCGCTGGTGGACGGCGCGGCGGGCCGCCGGGCATTGGAACTGGTGCTGGCTGTCTATCAGTCCGCGGCGACCGGTATACCGGTGCGCCTGCCGCTGCACGGCCTGTCCACGATGGATTTCGCCGGGCGTTTTGGGTGA
- a CDS encoding lipopolysaccharide biosynthesis protein, producing the protein MTARLQKVLNYAKQGIRRGFLHVFMGSTLINVVSAIAALLLPNVLVPAQFGLLNVPDTFIGYVMLFNGLGIAGAFLRYCAVGDDPREKKAYFLFGLRFGLVSDAVLIAAGGVLFFALYRAGIYRGASQQETKLEFELLGALALTPVAKFLLDSLTNYFRGVQANKQYGRLSVVYTVAFALLPLGFAFFLRIWGIVPGRYLGYLAALAVGFCMLRALPAFRCRAAVLRREDKIGIVKYGVNQMFASLFSQIMPLVEMTIVNWFVLDNVRRGEFRISTLLPSMLQVLTLSVIVFVFPYFAKHYADGAWVWQKSRKLYLALAAGMAVLIPLGMLLTPWLLRIFYPGYDSPETIRVMCVFWAAYGVNAAFKATTGNILAALGEVKFNLVVTFFASVAQGVFCYLLVSRFALDGAAWGLLIAYSAYSLAGMVYLRYYCKKLIRAQAAFAHESDGEESDEP; encoded by the coding sequence ATGACGGCGCGGCTTCAAAAAGTGCTCAATTATGCAAAGCAGGGCATCCGCAGGGGCTTCCTGCACGTGTTCATGGGCAGCACGCTCATCAATGTTGTGTCGGCGATAGCGGCCCTGCTGCTGCCCAACGTGCTGGTACCCGCGCAGTTCGGTCTGCTCAACGTGCCGGATACGTTCATCGGCTATGTGATGTTGTTCAACGGGCTGGGCATCGCGGGCGCCTTTTTGCGCTATTGTGCCGTGGGGGACGACCCGCGCGAAAAAAAGGCATATTTTCTGTTTGGTCTGCGCTTTGGGTTAGTGAGCGACGCCGTGCTCATCGCGGCGGGCGGTGTTTTGTTTTTTGCGTTGTATCGGGCGGGTATCTATCGCGGCGCATCACAGCAGGAAACGAAGCTGGAGTTTGAATTGCTGGGCGCGCTGGCGCTTACGCCGGTCGCCAAATTCCTGCTCGACAGCCTGACCAATTATTTCCGAGGGGTGCAGGCCAACAAGCAATACGGCCGCCTCTCGGTCGTCTATACGGTTGCCTTTGCGCTGCTTCCGCTGGGTTTCGCGTTTTTTCTGCGCATATGGGGCATCGTGCCGGGGCGTTATCTCGGTTATCTTGCCGCATTGGCCGTCGGGTTCTGCATGCTGCGCGCCCTGCCGGCTTTCCGTTGCCGGGCGGCTGTGCTGCGCCGGGAAGATAAGATCGGCATCGTCAAATACGGCGTGAACCAGATGTTTGCCAGCCTGTTTTCACAAATCATGCCGCTGGTGGAGATGACCATTGTCAACTGGTTTGTGCTGGACAATGTGCGGCGTGGCGAGTTCCGCATCTCCACGCTCCTGCCTTCCATGCTGCAGGTGCTCACGCTTTCGGTCATTGTGTTCGTGTTCCCGTATTTTGCCAAGCATTACGCCGACGGCGCGTGGGTGTGGCAGAAATCCAGGAAACTGTATCTGGCGCTGGCGGCGGGCATGGCGGTGCTCATTCCGCTGGGCATGCTGCTCACGCCATGGCTGCTGCGGATCTTCTATCCGGGTTATGACAGCCCCGAGACGATCCGCGTGATGTGCGTGTTCTGGGCGGCCTATGGCGTGAACGCCGCGTTCAAGGCCACTACCGGCAACATCCTCGCCGCGCTGGGCGAGGTGAAGTTCAATCTAGTGGTCACGTTTTTCGCGTCGGTGGCGCAGGGCGTGTTTTGTTATCTGCTGGTGTCGCGCTTCGCGCTCGACGGCGCAGCCTGGGGCCTGCTCATCGCTTATTCCGCTTATTCCCTTGCGGGCATGGTCTATTTGCGGTATTATTGTAAAAAGCTGATACGCGCGCAGGCGGCCTTTGCCCATGAGTCCGACGGAGAGGAGAGCGATGAACCGTGA
- the wecB gene encoding non-hydrolyzing UDP-N-acetylglucosamine 2-epimerase: MKIVTVVGARPQFIKAAAVSRVLRRTHQEILVHTGQHYDANMSDVFFEELHIPRPDYALGVGSGTHGRQTGEMLAKVEEVLLTEKPDTVLVYGDTNSTLAGALAASKLCIPVAHVEAGLRSFNRAMPEEQNRVLTDHISTLLFAPTETAVTHLRAEGVTDGVRLVGDVMCDALFYYRDLAERSGNALDMLADILPHAPEIDEKWILATIHRAENTDGIQHLSQILAAFEQMPVPVIFPVHPRTVGLVRTLWRREDYRNIRFVEPVGYLHMLWLAGHARRIVTDSGGLQKEAYLLGVPCVTVREQTEWVETVESGWNTLAHADTADILVKASACTPTAPRPPFYGDGHAAENITQSLAELIR; encoded by the coding sequence GTGGGCGCGCGCCCGCAGTTCATCAAGGCGGCGGCGGTGTCCCGCGTGCTGCGCAGAACGCATCAGGAGATCCTGGTGCACACCGGCCAGCATTACGACGCCAATATGTCGGATGTGTTTTTCGAGGAGCTGCACATCCCGCGCCCGGATTACGCGCTGGGGGTCGGTTCGGGCACGCACGGCAGGCAGACCGGTGAGATGCTGGCCAAGGTGGAGGAGGTGCTCCTCACTGAAAAGCCGGACACCGTGCTGGTCTACGGCGACACCAACTCCACGCTGGCGGGCGCGCTGGCGGCCTCCAAGCTTTGCATCCCGGTCGCGCATGTGGAGGCCGGGCTGCGCTCATTCAACCGCGCCATGCCCGAGGAGCAGAACCGCGTGCTCACCGACCATATCTCCACGCTGCTGTTCGCGCCCACCGAAACGGCTGTTACGCACCTGCGGGCCGAGGGCGTCACCGACGGCGTGCGGCTGGTTGGCGATGTGATGTGTGACGCGCTTTTCTATTACCGCGACTTGGCCGAGCGGTCCGGGAATGCGCTGGATATGCTGGCGGATATTCTGCCCCATGCGCCGGAAATCGACGAAAAGTGGATACTGGCGACCATACACCGTGCGGAAAATACAGACGGTATACAACATTTATCGCAGATTCTCGCGGCGTTTGAGCAAATGCCCGTGCCGGTGATCTTTCCGGTGCATCCGCGCACCGTCGGGCTGGTGCGTACCCTCTGGCGGCGGGAGGATTACCGCAACATCCGTTTTGTGGAGCCGGTGGGGTATCTGCACATGCTCTGGCTGGCTGGGCACGCGCGCCGGATCGTTACCGATTCGGGCGGGTTGCAAAAGGAAGCCTATCTGCTCGGTGTGCCGTGTGTGACGGTGCGGGAGCAGACCGAGTGGGTGGAAACGGTGGAGAGCGGCTGGAACACGCTGGCCCATGCGGACACGGCCGATATCCTTGTCAAGGCGAGCGCCTGCACACCCACCGCGCCGCGCCCGCCGTTTTACGGCGACGGCCACGCGGCGGAAAACATTACGCAAAGCCTGGCCGAATTGATTCGATAA
- a CDS encoding glycosyltransferase: MNVFVIPSWYDTGDKPHCGVFFAEQARALIRAGHRVHLLYPDLRFKLGGLPTGVFSLPGGVPGLFCRRRSLTPFWERGRWPQRRWMLEKLYRRAEQEWGRPDVVHLHACTMGVEAVWLCQKHRLPLVYTEHYSALMREPHGALREQLMRTLAGATVAAAVSRALQERLREFRADTCYIPNLVDAERFAPAPIPHGGVVFGTLGNLIPRKRVDLLLRAFAKAGLENARLRIGGDGPERERLERLTESLRLKDRVEFCGAVPYSRAPAFYNACNCLVSASEAETFGMTLIEALACGVPVLSARSGGPESIVVPGQNGWLVPVGDADALADGLREAAGRPFDPAALRADCIARFGEGVVVRQIEQAYQKAVYGYERA, encoded by the coding sequence GTGAACGTTTTCGTCATCCCCTCGTGGTACGATACCGGAGATAAGCCGCACTGCGGCGTGTTTTTTGCGGAGCAGGCACGCGCGCTCATCCGCGCCGGACATCGGGTGCATCTGCTGTATCCCGACCTGCGCTTCAAGCTGGGCGGTCTGCCCACCGGCGTGTTCTCTCTGCCGGGCGGCGTGCCGGGCCTGTTCTGCCGCCGCCGCAGTCTCACGCCCTTCTGGGAGCGCGGGCGGTGGCCACAGCGCCGGTGGATGCTGGAAAAGCTCTACCGGCGGGCGGAGCAGGAGTGGGGCAGGCCGGATGTGGTGCACCTGCATGCCTGCACGATGGGCGTCGAGGCGGTGTGGCTTTGCCAAAAGCACCGGTTGCCGCTCGTTTACACCGAGCACTATTCCGCGCTGATGCGGGAGCCGCACGGCGCACTGCGGGAACAGCTCATGCGCACGTTGGCAGGGGCAACCGTGGCGGCGGCGGTGAGCCGGGCCTTGCAGGAGCGCCTGCGGGAATTTCGCGCCGACACCTGCTACATCCCCAATCTGGTGGATGCGGAGCGGTTTGCGCCCGCGCCTATACCCCACGGCGGCGTGGTGTTCGGCACGCTGGGCAACCTCATTCCCCGAAAGCGCGTGGATTTGCTGTTGCGTGCGTTCGCCAAAGCCGGGCTGGAAAACGCGCGCCTGCGCATTGGGGGCGACGGGCCGGAGCGGGAGCGGCTGGAACGGCTGACGGAGTCGCTCCGGCTGAAAGACCGTGTGGAATTTTGCGGTGCGGTGCCATACAGCCGGGCACCCGCTTTTTACAACGCCTGTAACTGTCTGGTGAGCGCCAGCGAGGCGGAAACGTTCGGCATGACGCTTATCGAGGCGCTGGCCTGCGGGGTGCCGGTGCTGTCCGCCCGCAGCGGCGGGCCGGAGAGCATCGTCGTTCCCGGGCAGAACGGCTGGCTGGTTCCCGTAGGGGATGCGGACGCATTGGCGGACGGCCTGCGGGAAGCGGCCGGGCGCCCGTTCGACCCGGCCGCGCTGCGGGCGGATTGCATCGCGCGCTTTGGTGAAGGGGTCGTGGTGCGCCAGATCGAGCAGGCGTATCAGAAAGCCGTTTACGGCTATGAACGCGCATAG
- a CDS encoding glycosyltransferase family 4 protein: MKATDSAQAYALWNGTAGMEHYKQEHDMERMQTLKKTARVLVYLLPVATLLAGHASLPQLPGLPLLNVVLLLLGACFIVYCVGSRRFRLPFGHAAPYAGVLILLAAYGALSLLWAKNMDYSWNIYTYQALGVAAVLCMAAALRQRGQFLRFLDVLTLCYVFTVCVGIYEIFTGHFIFSPSNDQLQLKNAYGLWFPYVTFNNTNDYATYIILFFPFAAYTLTERLRGLWGRAAATALFAAAMFTMFNADPRILYFAIGLVAVAFYVCMAFKPGAGRYARALAGMAAAGVGAVALLGGTMLIKASVFASEINSINMDNHSVSERTMLLFATLRMIPASHFLGVGVGNAAQLMGYFSASIKPFNVHNMTLQLLAEYGILVWVPYVLMLVALLVRFFRYRGGAFRQDALASLCFALVVGLPVIGIASADMTHILAVWPFFGLLFVCLKVLYPYRPPAAGEKARKLLFISFIDFGDFTSGSSVRPQRMAQAFGKLGYAVTVLSGLQNRKRQRWLRVWRVWRTLRDDLPDFCYVEPPSGPFFNLCDHLLLLRLWANGVPIGLFYRDAYWKFADWWGVKGFKRWGLTLMHRFDLIVFRITCTVLFFPTQSMADLFAFPRKAVLPPAGMECSVPPHPPAGKALYVGGVSHFYGTDMLLGAFAILNEELRRPVHLTVVCRKKEMGDFFEPYLGREWLTVLHLSGDAALAPLYAQSDVALYPSRPDRYMDFCMPVKLFEYLSRALPVVCTDCTEAAAFVRENGVGVVTPYNPREYALAVAALFDDPDGLQAMRAHCAEVLRTKHLWRHRAAQAAKIILQARQPAPFAPQPAD; encoded by the coding sequence ATGAAAGCGACCGATTCTGCCCAAGCGTATGCCTTGTGGAACGGTACGGCGGGTATGGAACACTACAAACAGGAGCATGACATGGAACGAATGCAAACGCTCAAGAAAACGGCGCGGGTGCTGGTCTATCTGCTGCCGGTGGCCACGCTTCTGGCGGGGCATGCCAGCCTGCCGCAGTTGCCGGGGCTTCCGCTGCTCAACGTGGTGCTGCTGTTGCTCGGCGCATGTTTTATCGTATATTGTGTGGGCAGCCGCAGGTTCCGGCTGCCGTTTGGCCATGCGGCGCCGTATGCCGGCGTGCTCATCCTGCTGGCGGCCTACGGCGCGCTGTCGCTGCTCTGGGCGAAGAACATGGATTATTCCTGGAACATCTACACCTATCAGGCGCTGGGCGTGGCGGCGGTGCTGTGCATGGCGGCGGCGCTCCGGCAGCGCGGGCAGTTTCTCCGTTTTCTGGATGTGCTCACGCTCTGCTATGTCTTTACAGTCTGTGTGGGCATTTATGAAATTTTTACCGGGCATTTCATCTTCAGCCCCTCCAACGACCAGCTTCAGTTGAAAAACGCCTACGGCCTGTGGTTCCCCTATGTGACGTTCAACAACACCAACGATTACGCCACCTATATCATCCTGTTTTTCCCGTTCGCGGCCTACACGCTGACCGAACGGCTGCGAGGCTTGTGGGGCCGCGCGGCGGCCACGGCGCTCTTTGCTGCGGCGATGTTCACCATGTTCAATGCCGATCCGCGCATTTTGTATTTTGCTATCGGGCTGGTGGCGGTGGCATTTTATGTCTGCATGGCGTTCAAGCCGGGTGCCGGGCGGTATGCCCGTGCGCTGGCGGGGATGGCCGCGGCGGGTGTCGGGGCCGTCGCGCTGCTGGGCGGCACCATGCTCATCAAAGCGAGCGTGTTTGCCAGTGAGATCAATTCCATCAATATGGATAACCACTCCGTGAGCGAGCGCACCATGCTGCTGTTTGCCACGCTGCGAATGATCCCGGCATCGCATTTTCTGGGTGTGGGCGTAGGCAACGCGGCCCAGCTGATGGGCTATTTCAGCGCCAGCATCAAGCCCTTCAACGTGCACAACATGACATTGCAGCTGCTTGCCGAATATGGTATCCTTGTGTGGGTGCCGTATGTGCTGATGCTCGTCGCGCTGCTGGTGCGTTTTTTCCGCTACCGCGGCGGTGCGTTCCGACAGGATGCGCTGGCTTCCCTCTGCTTTGCGCTGGTTGTGGGGCTGCCGGTCATCGGTATTGCTTCGGCGGATATGACGCATATTCTGGCGGTCTGGCCGTTTTTCGGCCTGCTGTTTGTCTGCCTGAAGGTGCTGTATCCGTACCGCCCTCCCGCAGCGGGGGAAAAGGCCCGAAAGCTGTTGTTTATCAGCTTTATTGATTTCGGGGATTTCACCTCCGGGTCCAGCGTGCGGCCACAGCGGATGGCGCAGGCATTTGGAAAACTGGGGTATGCGGTCACGGTGCTCTCCGGCCTGCAGAACCGCAAGCGCCAGCGCTGGCTGCGGGTGTGGCGCGTGTGGCGCACCCTGCGGGACGATCTGCCAGATTTCTGCTATGTGGAGCCGCCCAGCGGGCCGTTTTTCAATCTGTGTGACCATCTGCTGCTGTTGCGCCTGTGGGCAAACGGCGTGCCCATCGGCCTGTTTTACCGCGACGCCTACTGGAAGTTTGCGGACTGGTGGGGGGTAAAAGGCTTCAAGCGCTGGGGCCTGACGCTGATGCACCGGTTCGACTTGATCGTCTTCCGCATCACCTGCACGGTGCTGTTTTTTCCCACGCAGAGCATGGCCGACCTGTTTGCCTTCCCGCGCAAGGCCGTGCTGCCGCCTGCGGGCATGGAGTGCTCCGTGCCGCCGCATCCGCCGGCGGGCAAAGCGCTGTATGTCGGCGGCGTGTCGCATTTTTACGGCACCGACATGCTGCTCGGCGCGTTTGCTATTCTCAACGAGGAGCTCCGGCGCCCGGTGCACCTTACGGTAGTCTGCCGCAAAAAGGAAATGGGCGATTTCTTTGAGCCGTACCTCGGGCGCGAGTGGCTGACGGTGCTGCATCTTTCAGGGGATGCGGCGCTGGCTCCGCTTTATGCCCAAAGTGACGTCGCGCTCTATCCCTCCCGCCCCGACCGGTATATGGATTTCTGCATGCCGGTCAAGTTGTTCGAATATCTCTCCCGCGCGCTGCCGGTGGTTTGCACCGATTGCACCGAGGCCGCCGCATTCGTGCGCGAAAACGGTGTCGGCGTGGTCACACCGTACAATCCGCGGGAATATGCTCTTGCCGTGGCGGCGCTGTTCGACGATCCGGACGGGCTGCAGGCCATGCGCGCGCACTGCGCCGAGGTGCTGCGGACAAAACACCTCTGGCGGCACCGTGCCGCTCAGGCGGCGAAAATCATTTTGCAGGCGCGGCAGCCCGCGCCGTTTGCCCCGCAACCGGCGGACTGA